The following coding sequences lie in one Rutidosis leptorrhynchoides isolate AG116_Rl617_1_P2 chromosome 6, CSIRO_AGI_Rlap_v1, whole genome shotgun sequence genomic window:
- the LOC139855623 gene encoding protein NRT1/ PTR FAMILY 8.2-like — MASSGTYKKVDTESSSYRLLESKHEDDDFYTKDGTVDYLNNPADKRKTGTWKACGFILGNECCERLAYYGMSSNLVRYFKYHLNQHSADASRNLSTWTGTCYLTPLIGAFVADTYLGRYWTITTFSIIYAIGMGMLTLSASVPGLKPTCYEKDVCSATTTQIALCFMSLYFVALGTGGIKPCVSSYGADQFDDHDKVEEKQKSSFFNWFYFVINIGALVAHSVLVWVQDNIGWGWGFSIPTIAMGIAIISFFSGTKLYRNQLPRGSPLTRLCQVVVASFRKKNVEVPLDSSLLYDPSDADFSNSGNHTLNFVFFDKAAVVATSDQINGSIDPWKLCSVSQVEELKAVLQLLPIWATGIIFSTVYSQMSNLFVLQGSTLDPRMGPSGFEIPPASLGIFDTVSVVFWVPVYDRVIVHVARRLTGHPNGLTQLQRIGTGLFISILSMVCAGVLEVIRLNIVSKNNYYELERIPMSILWQVPQYFLIGCAEVFTLIGQLEFFYEQAPDSMRSLCSALQLTITALGSYASALLVTIVTIITTRDGSPGWITDNLNYGHLDYFFLLLAGLSVVNSGVFILLAQRYTYRKRVAAVA, encoded by the exons ATGG CATCTTCAGGAACCTACAAAAAAGTTGATACCGAATCGAGTTCATATCGTTTGCTAGAATCAAAGCATGAAGATGATGATTTTTACACTAAAGATGGGACTGTTGATTACCTTAACAATCCAGCCGACAAGAGAAAAACTGGAACTTGGAAGGCATGTGGCTTCATTTTGG GCAATGAATGTTGTGAAAGACTGGCGTATTATGGAATGAGCTCTAATTTAGTACGTTACTTTAAGTATCATTTGAATCAGCATAGCGCAGatgcttcaagaaatctttcaacttGGACTGGAACTTGCTATCTTACACCGTTGATTGGGGCTTTTGTGGCTGATACTTATCTTGGACGCTATTGGACAATCACCACCTTCTCGATCATCTATGCAATT GGAATGGGAATGTTAACTTTATCAGCATCGGTCCCAGGGCTTAAACCAACATGTTACGAAAAAGATGTTTGCAGCGCAACAACCACTCAAATCGCCCTATGTTTCATGTCGCTTTACTTTGTGGCACTAGGAACCGGAGGAATTAAACCCTGCGTCTCATCTTATGGTGCAGACCAGTTTGATGATCACGACAAGGTTGAAGAAAAGCAAAAGAGTTCCTTCTTTAATTGgttttattttgtcataaacataGGTGCACTCGTTGCTCATTCTGTTTTAGTGTGGGTTCAAGACAATATTGGGTGGGGTTGGGGGTTCTCGATTCCTACTATCGCTATGGGGATTGCTATTATTTCGTTCTTTTCAGGTACGAAATTGTACCGAAACCAGTTACCTCGTGGCAGCCCACTCACCCGCCTCTGCCAGGTAGTCGTTGCTTCTTTTAGAAAGAAAAACGTCGAGGTTCCTTTAGATAGTTCACTCTTATATGACCCTTCGGATGCTGATTTTTCTAATTCTGGAAACCACACGTTAAATTTCGT CTTTTTCGATAAGGCAGCTGTGGTTGCAACCTCGGATCAAATAAACGGGTCGATAGACCCATGGAAGCTTTGCTCAGTAAGTCAAGTCGAGGAACTGAAAGCGGTCTTGCAGTTGCTTCCGATATGGGCCACTGGTATCATCTTCTCCACAGTTTACTCACAAATGAGTAACCTGTTCGTGTTACAAGGGTCCACACTAGACCCTCGTATGGGCCCATCCGGTTTTGAAATTCCACCAGCTTCCCTTGGGATTTTCGACACGGTCAGCGTCGTATTCTGGGTCCCCGTATACGATCGCGTTATTGTCCATGTGGCCAGGAGGCTAACGGGCCATCCAAACGGGTTGACCCAACTCCAACGGATTGGGACCGGTCTGTTCATTTCCATCTTAAGCATGGTCTGTGCCGGGGTTCTTGAAGTCATTAGGCTCAATATAGTGTCGAAAAACAATTATTATGAACTCGAACGTATCCCTATGTCGATATTATGGCAGGTGCCTCAATATTTTCTTATAGGGTGCGCTGAAGTTTTTACGCTTATCGGTCAATTGGAGTTTTTTTATGAGCAAGCTCCTGATTCAATGAGAAGTTTGTGTTCTGCGCTTCAACTGACAATAACTGCACTCGGGAGCTATGCAAGTGCTTTGCTTGTTACTATCGTCACAATTATAACCACCAGGGATGGTAGCCCGGGGTGGATAACAGACAATCTGAACTACGGTCACCTCGACTATTTCTTCTTGCTTTTGGCCGGTTTAAGTGTGGTGAACTCTGGAGTATTCATACTGTTGGCACAGCGATATACCTATAGAAAACGTGTTGCAGCTGTTGCTTAA
- the LOC139854039 gene encoding uncharacterized protein: protein MCKAYRKSDFDHHYGILSRRIPDSTRTLTTVGLNRWSRHHADRVRYAYLTTNSAESMNALSVHARKLPVTMLLEFFRASVQQWFWEHRSTADGLTTHVTPYAERKLGKRNRKSLTWSVKPISQVKFEVMDMKKGGKVNLQDKTCTCKQWQFSGLPCGHVMAVARYFVLREITTHVQKYFHTETYKSAYMEDINPLDHISEWIDPGHLQTVRPPLVTKRQSGRPKSTARIPSQGEDKDNFKSKRKCSRCLEPGHTRSICTAHYDLSEGTQKSKCKSKTKAKPKGMVKGKGKGKREASCSTQFDSTYNLSDD, encoded by the coding sequence ATGTGCAAAGCGTATAGAAAATCTGATTTTGATCACCACTATGGTATACTATCACGACGTATTCCAGACAGTACACGTACACTCACTACTGTTGGCCTCAACAGATGGTCTAGACATCATGCAGATCGTGTTCGGTATGCTTACCTGACTACTAATAGTGCAGAGTCCATGAACGCGTTGTCAGTTCATGCGAGGAAGCTCCCTGTTACAATGCTTCTTGAATTCTTTAGAGCTTCAGTTCAACAATGGTTTTGGGAACATCGAAGCACTGCTGATGGTTTAACAACACATGTCACACCATATGCAGAGCGTAAGCTGGGTAAAAGAAATCGTAAGTCTCTTACTTGGAGTGTCAAACCGATATCACAGGTTAAGTTTGAAGTGATGGATATGAAAAAAGGCGGTAAAGTCAATCTACAAGATAAAACTTGCACATGTAAACAATGGCAGTTTTCCGGTCTACCTTGTGGACATGTAATGGCGGTAGCAAGGTATTTTGTCTTACGTGAAATTACTACACACGTTCAGAAGTATTTCCACACTGAAACGTACAAGTCTGCATACATGGAAGACATTAACCCGCTAGATCATATTTCTGAATGGATAGATCCAGGACACCTACAAACTGTCCGACCGCCATTGGTTACAAAACGACAATCAGGTAGACCGAAGAGTACTGCTCGTATACCTTCCCAGGGAGAAGACAAAGACAATTTCAAATCTAAAAGAAAATGCAGTCGTTGCTTGGAACCAGGACACACTAGATCAATTTGCACCGCACATTATGATCTATCTGAAGGTACACAAAAGTCCAAGTGTAAGTCAAAAACGAAGGCAAAGCCGAAGGGGATGGTAAAGGGGAAGGGGAAGGGAAAACGTGAAGCCTCATGCTCAACACAATTTGACTCGACTTACAATTTGAGTGATGATTAG
- the LOC139855659 gene encoding protein OCTOPUS-like: MSQDPQTRTRTRTRRESVCHRHPNESVTGLCALCLRDRLTYLDSSSSSSTGQIEVKHENIISFPLSRRTRGHAVPELRRCKSVAVEKCEVLNSDQRRKSCDVRVGNKLTDLFDLDDTKKLGFLSVTEPVLEMFEHNNDNNSIDHDDCNKIRVSNARDSEIRASIDAFVRNEVDDNDGEDLRTMKEHIEMELQNKKRNFWNAASVFGQKLRKWRQKNKRNDKSKLVKSEVVDYGLGRKSCDTAPRFSIDANRIDEHRASWDGYMIARTIPTLTPMLPIIDDIMLQQVNKGITVKEDLSSSSAKSNSDSSLLNTGSSSSSMKSLSSKTGDDGIGQETKLVITERELKDWHLRSVNANNVKSSHALAVKILNGNNKEIGSSWRKLWTNKKNGDYVQENNEVERRDLSGTFVRNSSYVGARELSHLRVEEGGRHSMSDIDSGLMRLRLPLLRTSKS; this comes from the coding sequence ATGTCACAGGATCCTCAAACCCGTACCCGAACCCGAACTCGCCGCGAATCAGTCTGTCACCGTCATCCTAACGAATCAGTTACCGGATTATGTGCATTGTGCCTTCGAGATCGACTCACGTATctagattcatcatcatcatcttccacCGGTCAAATCGAAGTCAAACATGAAAACATAATCTCATTTCCGTTAAGTCGCCGCACTAGAGGTCACGCTGTTCCGGAGCTTCGCCGGTGTAAATCCGTCGCAGTTGAGAAATGCGAGGTTTTGAATTCGGATCAACGCCGGAAGTCGTGTGATGTTAGGGTTGGTAATAAGCTTACAGATCTGTTTGATTTAGATGATAcaaagaaattagggtttttgagtgTTACGGAGCCTGTGTTAGAGATGTTtgaacataataatgataataatagtatcgaTCATGATGATTGtaataaaattagggtttcaaATGCTAGGGATTCAGAAATTAGGGCTTCAATTGATGCATTTGTACGGAATGAAGTTGATGATAATGATGGTGAGGATTTGAGGACAATGAAGGAACATATTGAGATGGAATTGCAGAATAAAAAGAGGAATTTTTGGAATGCAGCTTCGGTTTTTGGTCAGAAATTAAGAAAATGGAGGCAAAAGAATAAGAGAAATgacaagtcaaaattagtcaaatcTGAGGTTGTAGATTATGGATTGGGTCGAAAGTCTTGCGATACAGCTCCTAGGTTTTCGATTGATGCTAATCGAATAGATGAACATAGGGCTTCTTGGGATGGATATATGATTGCAAGAACAATCCCTACGCTTACTCCGATGTTACCTATTATTGACGATATAATGTTGCAGCAAGTAAACAAGGGTATAACAGTGAAGGAAGATTTGTCGAGTTCGTCTGCTAAGTCTAACTCGGATTCTTCTTTGTTAAATACGGGGAGTAGTTCGAGCTCGatgaaaagtttaagttccaaaacaGGGGATGATGGTATTGGTCAAGAAACTAAGTTGGTTATAACCGAGAGAGAGTTAAAAGATTGGCATTTGCGTTCTGTCAACGCAAATAATGTCAAATCTTCTCATGCACTTGCAGTCAAGATATTAAATGGTAACAACAAAGAAATTGGTAGTAGTTGGAGAAAACTATGGACTAATAAGAAGAACGGAGATTATGTTCAAGAAAACAATGAAGTTGAGAGACGGGATTTGAGTGGCACGTTTGTTAGAAACAGTAGTTACGTTGGTGCACGGGAATTATCACATCTAAGAGTTGAAGAAGGTGGTAGGCATTCTATGAGTGATATTGACAGTGGGTTGATGAGGCTGCGTTTGCCGCTACTTAGAACAAGTAAAAGCTAG